Proteins from a single region of Cytophagaceae bacterium:
- the nadE gene encoding NAD(+) synthase, whose protein sequence is MELMKVGAVALNQTPLDWLGNKSNILNALEEAKSQEVQVLCLPELCISGYGCEDAFYSPDVAKISLEILEEIQDHTQDLVVSVGLPLWINNKIYNASALIANRQLLGFVCKQHLPNYGLFYEDRWFHRWKAGQSSEISINGFKYPVGDLVFSFENIRIGLEICEDAWVPNRPAARHFDKAVDIILNPSASPFAFHKFKIREQLVADSSRAYSCAYVYANLLGNESGRLIFDGDAMICSGGDVLASSQRFSYADYTLTTAVIDLGKNKIEQAKIKSSFPTDLKLVNSNFQISFTVNPQTSLAETEAFEKGGSLKEEEFSRAVSLALFDYLRKSRSFGYTVSLSGGADSCAVTALCGLMVLLGDESVGIEKVKQKLNYIPGISAAKTNAEITNILLLTIYQGTENSSEETFNSAQKLAESIGARFYNVNINGLVENYTQLIEKQIGRDLTWATDDIPLQNIQARVRAPGVWLLANLNNHLLLATSNRSEVAVGYCTMDGDTAGSISPIAGIDKNWLRTWLIWLEKTGCEVKGKQIKIEGLKYVNALQPTAELRPKENKQTDEKDLMPYEVLNQIELLAVRDKKSPLECFKFLEKYYENIHSRTDLHAWVKRFFKLWSRNQWKRERYAPGFHLDTHNLDPRSWTRFPILSGGFELELQKLDEYFEGKSVSSKKKIGF, encoded by the coding sequence ATGGAATTGATGAAAGTGGGTGCGGTAGCACTTAATCAAACCCCACTCGATTGGTTGGGAAATAAATCCAACATTCTGAATGCTCTTGAAGAGGCTAAGAGTCAGGAAGTTCAGGTACTTTGCCTTCCTGAGTTGTGTATTTCGGGTTACGGCTGCGAAGATGCCTTTTATTCTCCAGATGTAGCAAAAATCTCACTGGAAATACTTGAGGAAATACAAGATCATACACAAGACCTGGTGGTTTCTGTAGGATTGCCACTTTGGATCAACAATAAAATTTACAATGCTTCGGCCTTGATTGCAAACAGACAGTTGCTGGGTTTTGTTTGTAAACAACATCTTCCCAATTATGGCCTTTTCTACGAAGACCGGTGGTTTCATCGCTGGAAGGCAGGACAAAGTTCAGAAATTAGTATTAATGGCTTCAAATATCCGGTAGGTGATCTGGTTTTTAGTTTTGAAAATATTAGAATAGGACTTGAAATATGTGAAGACGCATGGGTGCCCAACAGGCCGGCGGCAAGACATTTTGATAAAGCAGTTGATATTATTTTGAATCCTAGTGCCAGTCCTTTTGCTTTTCATAAATTTAAAATCAGAGAACAGTTGGTGGCTGATTCTTCGCGGGCTTACAGTTGTGCTTATGTATATGCCAATTTGCTCGGAAATGAATCAGGAAGGCTAATATTTGATGGCGATGCAATGATCTGTTCCGGTGGTGATGTGCTGGCATCAAGTCAGAGATTTAGTTATGCCGATTACACGCTTACTACTGCAGTTATTGATTTGGGTAAAAATAAAATTGAACAGGCCAAAATTAAATCTTCTTTCCCAACAGATTTAAAATTGGTAAATTCCAATTTTCAGATAAGTTTTACGGTAAATCCACAAACATCACTTGCTGAAACCGAAGCTTTTGAAAAAGGTGGCTCATTGAAAGAAGAAGAGTTTTCGAGAGCGGTGAGCCTGGCCTTATTTGATTATTTAAGAAAATCCCGGTCATTTGGATATACAGTTTCGCTTTCAGGTGGGGCCGACAGCTGTGCTGTGACTGCACTTTGTGGCTTAATGGTTTTGTTGGGTGACGAAAGTGTTGGTATAGAGAAAGTAAAACAAAAATTGAATTACATTCCGGGAATATCGGCTGCAAAAACCAATGCTGAAATTACGAATATTCTACTTCTTACCATTTATCAGGGAACTGAAAACAGCTCTGAAGAAACCTTTAACTCAGCACAAAAACTAGCAGAGTCAATTGGTGCCAGATTTTATAATGTCAACATTAACGGTCTGGTCGAAAATTATACACAATTGATAGAAAAACAGATTGGCAGGGACCTGACCTGGGCTACTGATGATATTCCATTGCAAAACATTCAGGCCAGAGTAAGGGCCCCGGGAGTTTGGTTATTGGCGAATCTAAACAATCACTTGCTTCTGGCTACCTCCAACCGCTCCGAAGTAGCGGTGGGTTATTGTACTATGGATGGCGATACGGCAGGCAGTATCAGTCCTATTGCCGGAATTGACAAAAATTGGCTCAGAACATGGTTGATTTGGTTGGAAAAGACCGGTTGTGAAGTGAAAGGCAAGCAAATAAAAATTGAAGGACTCAAATATGTCAATGCTTTACAGCCAACTGCCGAATTACGTCCAAAAGAAAATAAACAGACCGACGAAAAAGATTTGATGCCATATGAAGTTTTAAACCAAATTGAACTTTTGGCAGTAAGAGATAAGAAGTCGCCTCTGGAATGTTTTAAATTTCTGGAAAAATATTATGAAAATATCCATTCCAGAACAGACTTGCATGCCTGGGTGAAAAGATTTTTTAAGCTTTGGAGCAGAAATCAGTGGAAAAGAGAACGTTACGCCCCTGGTTTTCATCTTGATACTCATAATCTTGACCCGAGAAGTTGGACCAGGTTCCCGATTTTGAGTGGTGGATTTGAACTGGAACTGCAAAAACTGGATGAGTATTTTGAAGGGAAATCTGTTTCTTCCAAAAAGAAAATAGGTTTTTGA
- a CDS encoding endonuclease/exonuclease/phosphatase family protein, giving the protein MAIINFIRKFFFLINVLFGLYSLLVFQLVYAADIKHWLGGFLMMSYPLVLAGHIFFAISWILVKSKKAFLSIALLLLTFSIYDRTFKLIPADVKPRQEFTFSVLSYNLMYGDYHGFVTGTDKNTGTSQYNVLDTLTADIRCLQELYNSEDYKEFDLINKLSKRNEYYVYMHSNPGNDKGKGSVGLAIFSRFPIINKKEQYWPPNNNGILAADIVINKDTVRVMNVQLKSMGIRVRKMFKNKNIDQEETRNVLSKLKRGFEERAVQVDLVEEWIKDSPYPVLLVGDLNELPYGYAYGRFRKNLSNAFETNGFGFGFTYHKLPGFLRIDNQFFDENKIQNIDFATMSEIPFSDHYPIKGWYLMK; this is encoded by the coding sequence TTGGCAATCATTAATTTCATCAGAAAATTCTTCTTTTTAATCAATGTTTTGTTTGGTTTATATTCCTTATTGGTATTCCAACTGGTGTATGCCGCTGACATAAAACATTGGCTAGGTGGCTTTTTGATGATGTCCTATCCTTTAGTTTTAGCCGGGCATATATTTTTTGCAATTTCCTGGATTTTAGTTAAATCAAAAAAAGCATTCTTATCTATTGCTTTGCTTCTGCTAACATTTTCTATTTATGACCGCACATTTAAGCTCATTCCTGCAGACGTAAAACCCCGCCAAGAATTTACATTTTCGGTTTTAAGCTATAATCTGATGTATGGTGACTATCATGGTTTTGTAACCGGAACAGACAAAAATACAGGCACAAGTCAATATAATGTCCTGGATACCCTCACGGCAGACATTCGTTGTCTTCAGGAATTGTATAATAGTGAAGATTACAAAGAATTTGATTTGATTAATAAGCTGTCAAAACGAAATGAGTATTATGTTTATATGCATTCCAATCCGGGAAATGATAAAGGTAAGGGCTCGGTCGGACTGGCGATTTTTTCCAGATTTCCGATTATAAATAAAAAGGAACAATACTGGCCTCCAAATAACAATGGAATTCTGGCAGCAGATATTGTAATTAATAAAGATACCGTCAGGGTCATGAATGTGCAGTTGAAGTCAATGGGAATCAGGGTGCGGAAAATGTTTAAAAACAAGAATATTGATCAGGAAGAAACCCGTAATGTACTTTCAAAACTAAAAAGAGGTTTTGAAGAAAGGGCTGTTCAGGTCGATCTTGTTGAAGAATGGATAAAAGACAGCCCTTATCCTGTATTGTTGGTTGGAGACCTCAATGAGTTGCCTTATGGGTATGCTTACGGAAGATTCAGAAAAAATTTAAGCAACGCTTTTGAAACCAATGGTTTTGGTTTTGGCTTTACTTACCATAAACTACCCGGATTTCTAAGAATAGACAATCAGTTTTTTGACGAAAATAAAATTCAGAACATTGATTTCGCTACCATGTCAGAGATTCCATTTTCAGACCATTACCCCATAAAGGGCTGGTATTTAATGAAATAA
- a CDS encoding ribosome maturation factor RimP encodes MSLKELVEKFVLEIIDQTEYYLVDIYASDSKLRKKVVVYLDSDEGISIDECGLISQKLGKELEEVIDSAFTLEVSSPGADSPLKFDRQFLKNIGRTLKIITETGDEIKGELKSFEDGKIVIQPEKKKKIVPEAVTLEIKVIKEAKVVISFK; translated from the coding sequence ATGTCTTTGAAAGAATTAGTCGAAAAATTTGTCCTTGAGATAATAGATCAAACAGAATATTATTTGGTGGATATTTATGCTTCTGACTCAAAGTTAAGGAAAAAAGTTGTGGTTTACCTTGATTCTGATGAGGGGATTTCGATTGACGAATGTGGTTTAATCAGTCAAAAACTAGGAAAAGAGCTGGAAGAGGTAATTGATTCTGCATTTACACTGGAAGTGTCCTCGCCCGGAGCCGACAGCCCATTGAAATTTGACCGTCAGTTTTTGAAAAATATTGGAAGAACCCTGAAAATAATTACAGAAACCGGAGATGAAATTAAAGGTGAACTGAAGTCGTTTGAAGACGGAAAAATTGTAATTCAACCGGAGAAAAAGAAGAAAATTGTGCCCGAAGCGGTCACATTGGAAATAAAAGTAATAAAAGAAGCGAAAGTTGTCATTTCATTTAAATAA
- the nusA gene encoding transcription termination/antitermination protein NusA, which translates to MHSGDLIESFAEFAREKNIDRPTMIAILEDVLRTMIRKAYGDDHNFDIILNAESGDLEMWRKREIVDDNSEDIWDVDKIPYSEAVKIEPDFEIGEEVYEEVKIEDFGRRIVQTARQTLIQKVKDLEKEMLFDQYKDQVGELVTVEVYQILGKEIICIDEESNELSLPKSEQIPKDRFRKGTSIRAIIHKVEINNGNPKLTLSRTSPVFLERLFELEIPEIQDGVISIKKIVREPGERAKVAVESFDDRIDPVGACVGMKGSRIHSIVRELENENIDVIQWTDNMNLLISRSLSPAKISNIRMDESGDRVMVFLKPDQVSLAIGKGGLNIKLASKLIGLEIDVFRDIEGVVEEEDVDLMEFTDEIEEWILLEFRKIGLDTAKSVLGVSKADLLRRTELEEESIDEVLDILRKEFE; encoded by the coding sequence ATGCATAGTGGTGATTTAATAGAATCGTTTGCTGAGTTTGCCCGTGAAAAAAACATTGACAGGCCTACTATGATAGCCATCCTTGAGGATGTGCTCAGAACGATGATCCGTAAAGCTTACGGCGATGACCATAATTTTGATATAATCCTCAATGCTGAAAGCGGTGACCTTGAAATGTGGAGAAAACGAGAAATCGTTGATGATAACTCAGAAGACATTTGGGACGTTGACAAAATCCCTTATTCTGAGGCAGTAAAAATCGAGCCCGATTTCGAAATTGGTGAGGAAGTATATGAGGAAGTAAAAATAGAGGATTTCGGAAGAAGAATAGTTCAGACCGCCCGCCAGACTTTGATTCAAAAAGTAAAAGACCTTGAAAAAGAAATGCTTTTTGATCAATATAAAGATCAGGTTGGTGAATTGGTTACTGTAGAAGTTTACCAAATTTTAGGAAAAGAGATCATTTGTATTGATGAAGAAAGTAATGAGCTTTCACTTCCTAAAAGTGAGCAGATACCAAAAGACAGATTCCGTAAAGGCACCTCTATCAGAGCTATCATTCATAAAGTAGAAATCAATAATGGCAATCCTAAATTGACACTTTCTCGTACCTCCCCGGTATTTTTGGAAAGACTTTTTGAGTTGGAAATACCTGAGATTCAGGATGGTGTGATTTCCATTAAGAAAATTGTTAGGGAGCCGGGCGAAAGAGCTAAAGTTGCGGTTGAATCATTCGATGATCGCATAGATCCGGTAGGAGCTTGTGTGGGTATGAAAGGTTCCAGGATTCATTCTATAGTAAGAGAACTGGAAAATGAAAATATTGACGTGATTCAGTGGACTGATAATATGAACCTGCTGATTTCGAGGTCATTGAGCCCGGCAAAAATCAGCAATATCAGAATGGATGAATCAGGTGACCGTGTTATGGTATTTCTTAAACCTGATCAGGTATCTTTGGCTATCGGTAAAGGTGGTTTGAATATCAAACTGGCAAGTAAACTGATAGGTCTGGAAATTGACGTTTTCAGAGATATCGAAGGTGTAGTAGAAGAGGAAGACGTAGATTTGATGGAATTTACCGACGAAATCGAAGAGTGGATTTTGTTAGAATTCCGCAAAATTGGTTTAGACACAGCGAAATCTGTTTTGGGAGTTTCAAAAGCCGACTTGTTGCGTAGGACTGAGCTGGAAGAGGAGAGTATTGACGAAGTACTTGATATCCTGAGAAAAGAGTTTGAATGA